From Streptococcus hyointestinalis, a single genomic window includes:
- a CDS encoding transposase, which yields MESQDKVIESLTKTIEIMTNELTLLREQVEYLRQKLYGKSSEKVVYQPGQLSLFGDEILPEEEADLPS from the coding sequence ATGGAGTCACAAGATAAAGTGATTGAAAGTCTAACAAAAACCATTGAAATCATGACCAACGAGTTGACCCTTCTTCGTGAACAGGTTGAGTATCTGAGACAGAAACTCTACGGAAAATCATCAGAGAAGGTTGTGTATCAACCAGGTCAGCTGAGCTTGTTTGGGGATGAAATTCTCCCTGAAGAAGAAGCTGACTTACCCAGTTGA
- a CDS encoding IS66-like element short variant transposase, with protein sequence MKFSLKKKLTYPVETETITYKRKKAKGVRQAIFSQFTPEIVHHELQGEDCTCPDCHGQLKEIGSAVQRQELVFIPAQLKRIDHVQHAYKCQACSQKNLSDKIIKAPVPKAPLVHSLGSASIIAHTIHQKFNLKVPNYRQEEDWNKLGLPISRKEMANWHIKSSQYYFEPIYNLLHEKLLEQPILHADETSYKVLENDSQLTFYWTFLSGKHEKKGITLYHHDKRRSGLVVEEFLGDYAGYVHCDMWSAYRQLDKAQLVGCWAHVRRKFFEATPKKTDKTSLGAKGLAYCDRLFSLENDWADLSTEERLHKRQTELAPLMDEFFNWCRNQAVLPGSKLGTAMEYSLKYETTFRTVLSDGDLVLSNNMAERAMKTLVMGRKNWLFSQSFEGAKSTAIILSLLETAKRHGLDAEKYMTYLLEHLPNEETLAKKEVLEAYLPWAENIQEKCK encoded by the coding sequence ATGAAATTCTCCCTGAAGAAGAAGCTGACTTACCCAGTTGAAACAGAAACGATTACCTATAAACGCAAGAAAGCTAAGGGAGTTCGTCAGGCTATTTTCAGCCAATTCACTCCAGAGATTGTTCATCACGAATTGCAGGGCGAAGATTGTACCTGTCCAGACTGTCATGGTCAGTTGAAGGAGATTGGCTCAGCTGTTCAACGACAAGAATTGGTCTTTATTCCTGCACAATTAAAGCGGATTGACCATGTTCAACACGCATACAAGTGTCAGGCATGTAGTCAGAAGAATCTGAGCGATAAGATTATCAAGGCTCCTGTTCCTAAGGCACCTTTGGTACACAGCTTGGGCTCAGCCTCTATCATCGCCCACACCATTCACCAGAAGTTCAATCTGAAGGTGCCCAATTACCGTCAGGAAGAGGATTGGAACAAGCTTGGTCTGCCCATCAGTCGCAAGGAAATGGCCAACTGGCACATCAAGTCTAGTCAGTATTATTTCGAGCCGATTTATAATCTGTTACACGAGAAATTGTTGGAGCAGCCTATTCTCCATGCGGATGAAACTTCCTACAAGGTCTTAGAAAATGATAGCCAGTTGACCTTCTACTGGACTTTCTTGTCTGGGAAGCATGAGAAAAAGGGAATTACCCTCTATCATCATGACAAACGACGGAGTGGATTGGTTGTGGAGGAATTTCTTGGAGATTATGCGGGTTATGTACACTGTGACATGTGGTCAGCCTATCGGCAGTTAGACAAGGCTCAGTTGGTTGGCTGTTGGGCTCATGTCAGAAGAAAATTCTTTGAGGCGACTCCTAAGAAGACAGACAAGACTTCTTTAGGAGCTAAGGGATTAGCTTATTGCGACCGCCTGTTTTCCTTGGAGAATGACTGGGCTGACTTGTCTACTGAGGAACGGCTACATAAACGCCAGACAGAGTTGGCACCCTTGATGGACGAGTTCTTTAATTGGTGTCGCAATCAGGCCGTTTTGCCAGGTTCCAAATTGGGTACTGCAATGGAGTATAGCCTCAAATACGAAACCACCTTCCGAACCGTTCTCTCGGATGGCGATTTAGTCCTGTCCAACAATATGGCTGAGAGGGCTATGAAGACCTTGGTGATGGGACGTAAAAATTGGCTGTTCTCTCAAAGCTTTGAGGGGGCCAAGTCGACAGCTATCATTTTGAGTCTTTTGGAAACTGCTAAACGACACGGTCTTGATGCAGAGAAATATATGACCTATCTTCTAGAACACTTACCTAACGAAGAGACGCTCGCAAAAAAAGAAGTTCTGGAGGCTTATTTACCATGGGCTGAAAATATTCAAGAAAAGTGCAAATAG
- the tnpB gene encoding IS66 family insertion sequence element accessory protein TnpB (TnpB, as the term is used for proteins encoded by IS66 family insertion elements, is considered an accessory protein, since TnpC, encoded by a neighboring gene, is a DDE family transposase.) — MTIRLSDLGQVYLVCGKTDMRQGIDSLAYLVKSQFNLDPFSGQVYLFCGGRKDRFKALYWDGQGFWLLYKRFENGKLTWPNNEEEVKALTSEQVDWLMKGFSINPKINISKSRDFY; from the coding sequence ATGACCATACGACTCAGTGATTTAGGTCAAGTCTACTTGGTTTGTGGGAAAACGGACATGCGTCAAGGGATTGATTCTCTCGCCTACCTTGTCAAAAGTCAATTCAATCTGGATCCCTTTTCAGGTCAGGTCTATCTCTTCTGCGGAGGTCGAAAAGACCGATTCAAAGCTCTTTACTGGGACGGACAAGGATTTTGGTTACTTTACAAACGTTTTGAAAATGGAAAATTGACCTGGCCAAACAATGAAGAAGAGGTCAAGGCTCTAACTTCCGAACAAGTAGACTGGCTCATGAAAGGATTTTCGATCAATCCAAAAATAAATATTTCAAAAAGTCGTGATTTCTATTGA
- a CDS encoding IS110 family transposase: MKCFVGLDVSSTKLDVCIMLSDTTTPFTASLSNDLTGASEIKKHILELNETYSFERIVIGMEATSLYSFHPAMFFNEDSQLKALNVEVMVEQPNKIKKYRETFEESKNDTIDAFYIADYFRIERFSPAFLKEEKYLALQHLTRTRLQLIEQLTRTKQHFIENIYYKCNTLSTEIKNENLTTSLWSSTMISLMTKDYTLDELATVPLKDLADFIQKLGRGRFKAPDKLAKAIQAAIRGSYRLPKLQQDSVNVILGLLAREIRNLEQMIKDIDKAIEDMVEVIPEYQCLTSIPGVGKVYAAGIIAEIGQIERFKDHPQVAKYAGLNWKQNQSGNANSQNTDLVKRGNRYLRYYLVEAANSVRRHDSEYQAFYKKKYQEVPKHQHKRAIVLTARKFVRLVDALLRNRQLYTPPRRLMEDK; the protein is encoded by the coding sequence ATGAAATGTTTTGTCGGTTTAGACGTTAGTTCTACCAAACTTGATGTCTGTATCATGCTTAGTGATACGACTACTCCCTTCACAGCTTCTCTTTCCAATGATTTAACAGGCGCCTCTGAAATCAAGAAGCACATTCTTGAGCTCAATGAAACTTATTCCTTTGAGCGTATCGTTATTGGCATGGAAGCTACTAGTCTTTATAGCTTTCACCCTGCCATGTTCTTTAACGAGGATAGCCAGCTAAAAGCCCTAAACGTTGAAGTCATGGTGGAGCAACCCAATAAGATTAAGAAATATCGGGAAACGTTTGAAGAAAGTAAAAATGATACCATTGATGCCTTCTACATTGCCGATTATTTCCGTATTGAGCGCTTCTCACCTGCTTTTCTTAAAGAAGAGAAGTATCTAGCTCTCCAACACCTAACCAGAACAAGACTGCAACTCATTGAACAGTTGACAAGAACCAAACAGCACTTTATTGAAAATATCTATTATAAGTGCAATACCTTATCAACTGAAATCAAGAATGAGAACCTCACAACTTCTCTATGGTCTAGCACTATGATCTCCTTGATGACCAAAGACTATACTCTAGATGAATTAGCCACTGTTCCTCTCAAAGACCTTGCGGACTTTATCCAAAAATTGGGTAGAGGGCGATTCAAAGCTCCTGATAAATTAGCTAAAGCCATTCAAGCAGCTATTCGAGGCTCTTATCGTCTTCCTAAGCTCCAGCAAGATTCGGTTAATGTCATTCTTGGTCTTCTCGCTCGAGAAATCAGAAATCTTGAACAAATGATTAAGGATATTGATAAAGCCATTGAAGATATGGTCGAAGTCATCCCTGAATATCAGTGTTTAACTTCAATACCTGGTGTTGGCAAAGTTTACGCTGCAGGGATTATCGCTGAAATCGGACAGATTGAACGCTTTAAAGATCATCCTCAAGTCGCTAAATATGCGGGCTTGAATTGGAAACAGAATCAATCTGGGAACGCTAACTCTCAAAATACTGACCTTGTGAAAAGAGGCAATCGCTATCTCCGTTATTACTTAGTTGAAGCCGCCAACTCTGTCAGACGACACGATAGTGAGTATCAAGCCTTTTACAAGAAGAAGTATCAAGAAGTTCCTAAACATCAACACAAACGAGCCATCGTCTTAACCGCTAGAAAATTTGTGCGTCTGGTGGATGCGCTACTACGCAACCGCCAACTCTATACGCCACCAAGGAGGCTTATGGAAGATAAGTGA